A single region of the Streptomyces sp. NBC_00236 genome encodes:
- a CDS encoding ABC transporter ATP-binding protein has protein sequence MSLVEVTDLSISFGDVHAVRGLSFSLEAGGALGVVGESGSGKSASAYALLGLHRGTGARVGGSVRVAGVDVQAAGDAELRGLRGAKAAMVFQDPLSSLDPYYAVGDQIAQVYRVHHRVSRRAARARAVEVLDRVGIPDAVRRSRSRPHEFSGGMRQRALIAMALACEPELLIADEPTTALDVTVQAQILDLLHDLRRETGMGLLLVTHDVGVAAESVDDVLVMRSGLAVERGPVAEVLGAPREPYTKALLAAVPRIAPAARTAEPEGAGAEAEVLIEAADVSQVFGRGRSALAAVDGVSLTVRRGETLGIVGESGSGKTTLGRMLVGLLEPTSGRIGRAARVQMVFQDPVSSLNPRRSVGESVADPLRARGERDESAIRARVRDLLLRVGLDPEQYDRYPHEFSGGQRQRVGIARALAAEPELIVCDEAVSALDVTTQAQVTALLAELQRELGLALVFIAHDLAVVRQVSDRVAVMRRGRIVEEGPVERVYGDPVDPYTKQLLAAVPVLDPGLAAVRRAARRELAAA, from the coding sequence ATGAGTCTGGTCGAGGTCACCGATCTCTCGATCTCGTTCGGCGACGTGCACGCGGTGCGCGGACTGTCCTTCTCGCTGGAGGCGGGCGGCGCGCTCGGTGTCGTCGGCGAGTCCGGCTCGGGCAAGAGCGCCTCCGCGTACGCCCTGCTCGGACTGCACCGGGGGACCGGGGCGCGGGTCGGCGGCTCGGTACGGGTCGCCGGCGTGGACGTCCAGGCCGCCGGGGACGCCGAACTGCGGGGGCTGCGCGGGGCGAAGGCCGCGATGGTCTTCCAGGACCCGCTGTCCTCGCTGGACCCGTACTACGCGGTCGGCGACCAGATCGCCCAGGTGTACCGGGTCCACCACCGCGTCTCCCGGCGGGCCGCGCGCGCCCGGGCCGTGGAGGTGCTGGACCGGGTCGGGATACCGGACGCGGTACGCCGTTCCCGGTCCCGGCCGCACGAGTTCTCCGGCGGGATGCGCCAGCGGGCGCTGATCGCGATGGCGCTCGCCTGCGAACCGGAACTGCTGATCGCCGACGAGCCGACGACCGCGCTCGACGTCACCGTCCAGGCCCAGATCCTGGACCTGCTGCACGATCTGCGCCGCGAGACGGGCATGGGACTGCTCCTGGTCACCCATGACGTGGGTGTGGCGGCCGAATCGGTGGACGACGTGCTCGTCATGCGATCGGGCCTCGCCGTGGAACGCGGGCCGGTGGCCGAGGTGCTCGGCGCGCCCCGCGAGCCCTACACGAAGGCGCTGTTGGCGGCGGTGCCGAGGATCGCTCCCGCGGCGCGGACGGCGGAGCCGGAAGGGGCCGGCGCCGAGGCCGAGGTGCTGATCGAGGCCGCGGACGTCAGCCAGGTCTTCGGCCGGGGAAGGTCCGCCCTGGCCGCGGTCGACGGGGTCTCGCTCACGGTCCGCCGCGGCGAGACGCTCGGCATCGTCGGCGAGAGCGGCAGCGGCAAGACGACCCTCGGGCGGATGCTCGTCGGTCTGCTGGAACCCACCTCCGGCCGGATCGGCCGGGCGGCCCGGGTGCAGATGGTCTTCCAGGACCCGGTCTCCTCACTCAACCCGCGCCGTTCCGTCGGCGAGTCCGTCGCCGACCCGCTGCGGGCGCGCGGGGAGCGCGACGAAAGCGCGATCAGGGCGCGCGTACGGGATCTGCTGCTGCGCGTCGGGCTCGACCCGGAGCAGTACGACCGCTATCCCCACGAGTTCAGCGGCGGCCAGCGCCAACGGGTCGGGATCGCACGGGCCCTGGCCGCCGAGCCGGAGCTCATCGTCTGCGACGAGGCGGTCTCCGCGCTCGACGTGACGACCCAGGCCCAGGTGACCGCCCTGCTGGCGGAGCTCCAGCGGGAACTGGGACTCGCCCTCGTCTTCATCGCCCACGACCTCGCCGTGGTACGGCAGGTCAGCGACCGGGTCGCCGTCATGCGGCGGGGCCGGATCGTCGAGGAGGGACCGGTGGAGCGGGTGTACGGCGACCCTGTCGATCCGTACACCAAGCAGTTGCTGGCGGCCGTCCCCGTGCTCGATCCGGGGCTCGCGGCGGTACGCCGTGCGGCCCGCAGGGAGCTGGCCGCAGCCTGA
- a CDS encoding glycosyltransferase yields MRIGLLTDGGYPYASGESRLWCDRLVRGLAQHEFDLFALSRSAEQEAQGWVQLPPQVSRVRTAPLWTADEDVLGLHAPRGLIPRLLTGGGARTYGRRERRRFIAHFTALAHAVCVGDASGRAREDGGAGARSADPQLRGAQFTEGLYGLAELACEHGGLPAALRSETAVRILEAACRAPGTGRTVQTATVPDLLAFAAELDRVLRPLSLDWYDEESLGAVDLCHAASGGAAALPGLLAKRFFGVPLLVTEHAVQLRAHYLADSGTPVSAPVRALLANFHGQLATEVYRQAALITPGNTHARRWQERCGAEPAKVRTVYPGMESGRFAVLGESEDDGGPDTLVWVGRIEPAKDLIALLHAFAEVRRAEPDARLRIIGAAAQGPEGASYLAHCRALADQLFPDEAADAHAVGDSPVSFEDIGGAEVPDLAQAYAAGGVVVLSSVVEGFPISLVEAMFCGRATVSTDVGAVVEVIGGTGLVVPPRNPRALADACLALLRDPERRARLGAAARARALELFTVEQNLAAFRGIYLELISQAPVRRAPAPAAGGPRPFDTPPEAHVLGLWPEPGDDPVPGPAGRTPSWAVQGVGAGACGAGDGDV; encoded by the coding sequence GTGCGGATCGGACTGCTCACCGACGGTGGCTATCCGTATGCGTCCGGTGAGTCCAGACTCTGGTGCGACCGCCTGGTGCGCGGGCTCGCGCAGCACGAGTTCGATCTCTTCGCGCTCAGCCGCAGCGCCGAGCAGGAGGCGCAGGGCTGGGTCCAGCTCCCGCCCCAGGTCAGCCGGGTGCGGACCGCGCCGCTGTGGACCGCCGACGAGGACGTTCTCGGCCTCCACGCCCCCCGCGGGCTGATCCCGCGCCTGCTGACCGGAGGGGGCGCGCGGACGTACGGGCGGCGCGAACGGCGCCGCTTCATCGCCCACTTCACGGCGCTCGCCCACGCGGTGTGCGTGGGGGACGCCTCCGGTCGTGCGCGGGAGGACGGGGGCGCGGGCGCGCGGTCCGCCGACCCGCAGCTCAGAGGCGCGCAGTTCACCGAAGGCCTCTACGGACTCGCCGAACTGGCCTGCGAGCACGGCGGGCTCCCCGCCGCCCTGCGCTCCGAGACGGCGGTACGGATCCTGGAGGCCGCCTGCCGCGCACCCGGCACCGGACGCACCGTCCAGACCGCCACCGTCCCCGATCTCCTCGCCTTCGCCGCGGAGCTCGACCGGGTGCTGCGCCCGCTCTCCCTCGACTGGTACGACGAGGAGAGCCTCGGCGCCGTCGACCTCTGCCACGCCGCGTCAGGCGGCGCCGCAGCGCTGCCGGGACTGCTCGCCAAGCGCTTCTTCGGGGTGCCGCTGCTCGTCACCGAGCACGCCGTACAGCTGCGCGCGCACTACCTCGCGGACTCCGGTACGCCGGTGAGTGCGCCGGTCCGCGCGCTGCTCGCGAACTTCCATGGGCAGCTCGCCACCGAGGTGTACCGGCAGGCAGCGCTCATCACCCCCGGCAACACCCATGCCCGCCGCTGGCAGGAGCGCTGCGGCGCCGAACCCGCCAAGGTGCGCACCGTCTACCCCGGCATGGAGTCCGGCCGGTTCGCGGTGCTCGGGGAGAGCGAGGACGACGGCGGCCCCGACACACTGGTCTGGGTCGGCCGGATCGAGCCGGCCAAGGACCTGATCGCCCTGCTGCACGCCTTCGCCGAGGTGCGCAGGGCCGAGCCCGACGCCCGGCTGCGGATCATCGGCGCGGCGGCCCAGGGGCCGGAGGGCGCCTCCTACCTCGCCCACTGCCGGGCGCTCGCCGACCAGCTCTTTCCCGACGAGGCCGCCGACGCGCACGCCGTCGGTGACAGCCCCGTCTCCTTCGAGGACATCGGCGGGGCCGAGGTCCCGGACCTCGCCCAGGCGTACGCGGCGGGCGGCGTCGTGGTGCTCTCCAGCGTGGTCGAGGGCTTCCCGATCAGCCTGGTCGAGGCGATGTTCTGCGGTCGGGCGACGGTGTCCACGGACGTCGGCGCGGTCGTCGAGGTCATCGGCGGAACGGGGCTCGTGGTGCCGCCGCGCAACCCGCGGGCACTCGCCGACGCCTGCCTGGCGCTGCTGCGCGACCCCGAGCGCCGTGCGCGCCTGGGAGCCGCAGCGCGTGCCCGCGCACTCGAACTCTTCACCGTCGAACAGAACCTCGCGGCATTTCGCGGCATTTACCTGGAGCTGATCTCGCAGGCGCCGGTCCGCAGGGCGCCGGCACCGGCCGCCGGTGGTCCCCGCCCCTTCGACACCCCGCCGGAGGCCCACGTACTCGGCCTGTGGCCGGAGCCGGGCGACGACCCGGTTCCGGGACCGGCCGGGCGGACGCCCAGCTGGGCCGTGCAGGGGGTCGGCGCGGGAGCGTGCGGCGCGGGGGACGGCGATGTGTGA
- a CDS encoding NAD-dependent epimerase/dehydratase family protein codes for MRVLLLGANGFLGRFVADRLLADPAVHLTALGRGDDADVRFDLAGGSPGALTRFLDAVHPGVVVNCAGATRGGARDLTRHNTVAVATVCEAMRRSGCTARLVQVGCSSEYGPSQPGSSTAEDAIPRPGGPYGVSKLAATELVLGSGLDAVVLRVFSPVGPGTPAGSPLGRLAEAMRRAMQSGDGELKLSGLGVQRDFVDVRDVARAVHAASLSAAQGVVNIGTGRAVRLRDAAAVLAKVAGYGGALHELDTPPARLPIGAPRTSTESVMEHLSVTPSPYPDGCGAWQQADVRTARDRLGWRPRINLEESLADIWMEAACRI; via the coding sequence ATGAGGGTGCTGCTGCTCGGAGCCAACGGATTCCTCGGTCGTTTCGTGGCCGACCGGCTGCTGGCCGACCCGGCCGTCCACCTCACGGCGCTCGGCCGCGGCGACGACGCCGACGTACGGTTCGACCTCGCCGGCGGCAGCCCTGGAGCGCTCACCCGCTTCCTGGACGCCGTCCACCCCGGAGTCGTCGTCAACTGCGCCGGCGCCACCCGGGGCGGGGCCCGCGACCTGACCCGTCACAACACCGTCGCCGTCGCCACCGTCTGCGAGGCGATGCGGCGCAGCGGCTGCACCGCCCGCCTGGTCCAGGTCGGCTGCTCCTCGGAGTACGGACCCTCGCAGCCCGGTTCGTCCACGGCGGAGGACGCCATCCCGCGCCCCGGCGGTCCGTACGGTGTCAGCAAGCTCGCCGCCACCGAACTCGTCCTCGGCTCCGGCCTCGACGCGGTCGTGCTGCGGGTCTTCTCGCCGGTCGGCCCCGGCACCCCGGCCGGCTCGCCGCTCGGCCGGCTCGCCGAGGCGATGCGCCGTGCCATGCAGTCCGGCGACGGCGAGCTGAAGCTCAGCGGCCTCGGAGTGCAGCGCGACTTCGTCGACGTGCGCGACGTCGCGCGCGCCGTGCACGCCGCCTCGCTCTCCGCCGCGCAGGGCGTCGTCAACATCGGCACCGGCCGGGCCGTGCGGCTGCGTGACGCCGCGGCCGTCCTCGCCAAGGTCGCCGGGTACGGGGGCGCGCTCCACGAGCTGGACACACCCCCCGCACGCCTGCCCATCGGCGCCCCCCGCACCTCCACCGAATCGGTCATGGAGCACCTCTCGGTCACGCCCTCGCCCTACCCGGACGGCTGCGGCGCCTGGCAGCAGGCGGACGTCCGTACCGCCAGGGACCGGCTCGGCTGGCGCCCCCGGATCAATCTGGAGGAGTCCCTCGCCGACATCTGGATGGAGGCGGCATGCCGTATCTGA
- a CDS encoding spherulation-specific family 4 protein: MPYLTSTGTARRTSGAEQLGFGVPGCAHPLLAPAEWAELARPGTPLHWAVLDIDDGPGIRPDPHCLEAAGRLRNARERAVSGEDPLDSVRASAGRLLGRLDLVHGSRPFGDLVTDARSYLDWYRVDGFYLDRCPAGRPALPTVRRLTATLSALLADSDGAQHGGHLVLGHDTHPHPGYAEAADQLVTFRGAWTDYRWSQVAEWTASYPPGRFAHFVHGVPRTHLEEAMRIARWQGAGTIFFTDRTKEADPGNGRGQSDPFATLPRYWDEIVSRIGPAISE, encoded by the coding sequence ATGCCGTATCTGACCAGTACCGGCACCGCCCGCCGGACCAGTGGCGCCGAGCAGCTCGGCTTCGGCGTGCCCGGCTGTGCGCACCCGCTGCTCGCCCCGGCCGAATGGGCCGAACTGGCCCGCCCCGGCACTCCGCTGCACTGGGCCGTCCTCGACATCGACGACGGCCCCGGCATCCGGCCCGACCCGCACTGCCTGGAAGCCGCGGGCCGGCTCCGCAACGCCCGCGAGCGGGCCGTGAGCGGCGAGGATCCGCTCGACTCCGTGCGGGCCTCGGCCGGACGGCTGCTCGGCCGGCTCGATCTGGTGCACGGCAGCCGGCCCTTCGGCGACCTGGTCACCGACGCGCGGTCCTACCTGGACTGGTACCGCGTCGACGGGTTCTACCTCGACCGCTGCCCGGCCGGGCGCCCCGCCCTCCCCACCGTCCGCCGTCTCACCGCCACGCTCTCCGCCCTCCTGGCGGACAGCGACGGCGCGCAGCACGGCGGACACCTCGTGCTCGGCCACGACACCCATCCGCACCCGGGCTACGCGGAGGCCGCCGACCAGCTCGTCACCTTCCGCGGCGCGTGGACCGACTACCGCTGGTCGCAGGTGGCGGAGTGGACCGCCTCCTACCCGCCCGGCCGGTTCGCCCACTTCGTCCACGGTGTTCCGCGCACCCATCTGGAGGAGGCGATGCGCATCGCCCGCTGGCAGGGCGCGGGGACGATCTTCTTCACGGACCGCACCAAGGAGGCCGATCCCGGAAACGGGCGTGGGCAAAGCGATCCATTTGCGACACTGCCCAGGTACTGGGACGAAATCGTCTCGCGGATCGGACCGGCTATCTCGGAATGA
- the moeZ gene encoding adenylyltransferase/sulfurtransferase MoeZ, whose amino-acid sequence MSLPPLVEPAAELTVDEVRRYSRHLIIPDVGMDGQKRLKNAKVLCVGAGGLGSPALMYLAAAGVGTLGIVEFDEVDESNLQRQIIHSQADIGKSKAVSAKESVQGINPLVNVILHEERLEAENVMEIFAQYDLIVDGTDNFATRYLVNDAAVLLNKPYVWGSIYRFDGQASVFWSEHGPCYRCLYPEPPPPGMVPSCAEGGVLGVLCASVGSIQVTEAIKLLAGIGDPLVGRLMIYDALEMQYRQVKVRKDPDCAVCGENPTVTELIDYEAFCGVVSEEAQEAALGSTITPKQLKEWIDADEKIEIIDVREPNEYEIVSIPGAKLIPKNEFLMGNALQDLPQDKRIVLHCKTGVRSAEVLAVLKSAGFADSVHVGGGVIGWVNQIEPEKPVY is encoded by the coding sequence GTGTCGCTGCCACCCCTGGTCGAGCCAGCTGCTGAGCTCACCGTCGACGAGGTCCGCAGGTACTCCCGCCACCTGATCATCCCGGATGTCGGGATGGACGGACAGAAGCGGCTGAAGAACGCGAAGGTGCTCTGTGTGGGCGCCGGCGGTCTCGGCTCGCCGGCCCTGATGTACCTGGCCGCCGCCGGTGTCGGAACGCTCGGCATCGTGGAGTTCGACGAGGTCGACGAGTCGAACCTGCAACGCCAGATCATCCACAGCCAGGCCGACATCGGCAAGTCCAAGGCCGTGTCGGCCAAGGAAAGCGTGCAGGGGATCAACCCCCTGGTGAACGTGATCCTTCACGAGGAACGGCTCGAAGCCGAGAACGTGATGGAGATCTTCGCCCAGTACGACCTGATCGTGGACGGCACGGACAACTTCGCCACCCGCTATCTCGTCAACGACGCCGCGGTCCTGCTGAACAAGCCGTACGTCTGGGGCTCGATCTACCGGTTCGACGGACAGGCGTCCGTCTTCTGGTCCGAGCACGGTCCCTGCTACCGCTGCCTCTACCCGGAGCCGCCGCCCCCCGGCATGGTTCCGTCCTGCGCCGAGGGCGGTGTCCTGGGCGTGCTCTGCGCGTCCGTCGGCTCCATCCAGGTCACCGAGGCCATCAAGCTGCTCGCCGGCATCGGCGACCCGCTGGTCGGCCGGCTGATGATCTACGACGCGCTGGAGATGCAGTACCGCCAGGTAAAGGTCCGCAAGGACCCCGACTGCGCGGTCTGCGGCGAGAACCCGACCGTCACCGAGCTCATCGACTACGAGGCCTTCTGCGGCGTCGTGTCCGAGGAGGCCCAGGAGGCGGCGCTCGGCTCCACGATCACTCCCAAGCAGCTCAAGGAGTGGATCGACGCGGACGAGAAGATCGAGATCATCGACGTCCGCGAGCCGAACGAGTACGAGATCGTCTCGATCCCCGGCGCGAAGCTGATCCCGAAGAACGAGTTCCTGATGGGCAACGCCCTCCAGGACCTCCCGCAGGACAAGCGCATCGTGCTGCACTGCAAGACCGGTGTCCGCAGTGCCGAGGTCCTCGCGGTCCTCAAGTCGGCGGGCTTCGCCGACTCGGTGCACGTCGGCGGCGGCGTGATCGGCTGGGTCAACCAGATCGAGCCCGAGAAGCCGGTGTACTAA
- a CDS encoding alpha/beta hydrolase: protein MVAYVRAGALAAAALLLTGVLAGCEDAADDKPGTPADGTTASAASSSAAPSAAVSGAPLPAALTSQRLDWKRCEAPEGGSAPGSSWRCTKVTVPLDYAKPDGDTIGIALIRKEARDKDRRLGSMLFNFGGPGGSGVSTLPRAAGSYGSLNTRYDLVGFDPRGVAGSAGVRCRTDQEQETSYRKVDMTPDTAAEEAAFMKDGAGFGAGCESRSGKVLPFVGTTNAARDMDLIREVLGDRKLTYFGFSYGTELGGTYAHLFPKHVGRTVFDAVVDPTADTTGHARNQTTGFQRALENYLKDRGQDPAAGTRRIAALLKRIDAKPLPTGTGRELNESLAITGIVLPLYSKDNWPVLTQALDEAESGTGSMLLQLADSYNGRDENGHYDTQNHSQRAISCADSKARPTAAEAKALLPEFGKLSPVFGPFLAWDTAGWCADWPVAGEHDTPEASAPGAGPILVVGTTGDPATPYEGARKMADELGEGVGVLLTNKGEGHGAYGGNSCVTSTVDAYFLDGKVPADGKTCS, encoded by the coding sequence GTGGTCGCATACGTACGGGCCGGGGCGCTGGCCGCCGCCGCACTGCTGCTGACGGGGGTGCTCGCAGGATGCGAGGACGCCGCGGACGACAAGCCGGGCACACCGGCGGACGGCACCACGGCTTCGGCCGCCTCATCCTCCGCCGCCCCCTCGGCCGCCGTGAGCGGAGCGCCCCTGCCCGCCGCCCTCACCTCGCAGCGCCTGGACTGGAAGAGGTGCGAGGCACCCGAGGGCGGCAGCGCTCCGGGCTCGTCCTGGCGGTGTACGAAGGTCACGGTTCCGCTGGACTACGCGAAGCCGGACGGCGACACGATCGGGATCGCGCTCATCCGCAAGGAGGCCCGGGACAAGGACCGGCGGCTCGGCTCGATGCTGTTCAACTTCGGCGGGCCGGGCGGCTCGGGGGTCTCCACCCTGCCGCGCGCCGCCGGTTCGTACGGGTCGCTCAACACCCGCTACGACCTGGTGGGTTTCGATCCGCGCGGGGTGGCCGGGAGCGCCGGGGTGCGGTGCCGCACGGACCAGGAGCAGGAGACCTCGTACCGCAAGGTCGACATGACACCGGACACGGCGGCGGAGGAGGCGGCGTTCATGAAGGACGGCGCCGGGTTCGGCGCCGGCTGCGAGAGCCGCTCGGGCAAGGTCCTGCCGTTCGTCGGCACGACGAACGCCGCCCGGGACATGGACCTGATCCGCGAGGTCCTCGGCGACCGGAAGCTGACGTACTTCGGCTTCTCGTACGGCACCGAACTGGGCGGCACCTACGCGCACCTCTTCCCGAAGCACGTCGGGCGGACCGTCTTCGACGCCGTCGTCGACCCGACCGCGGACACCACGGGCCACGCCCGTAACCAGACGACCGGCTTCCAGCGGGCGCTGGAGAACTACCTCAAGGACCGCGGCCAGGACCCGGCGGCGGGCACCCGGCGCATCGCCGCCCTGCTGAAGCGGATCGACGCCAAGCCGCTGCCGACCGGCACGGGACGCGAGCTCAACGAGTCGCTGGCGATCACCGGCATCGTGCTGCCGCTCTACTCCAAGGACAACTGGCCGGTGCTCACCCAGGCCCTGGACGAGGCGGAGAGCGGCACCGGGTCCATGCTGCTGCAGCTCGCCGACTCGTACAACGGCCGGGACGAGAACGGCCACTACGACACCCAGAACCACTCGCAGCGGGCCATTTCCTGCGCGGACAGCAAGGCCAGGCCGACGGCGGCCGAGGCGAAGGCGCTGCTGCCCGAGTTCGGGAAGCTGTCGCCGGTCTTCGGCCCGTTCCTGGCCTGGGACACCGCGGGCTGGTGCGCCGACTGGCCGGTGGCGGGCGAGCACGACACCCCGGAGGCGAGCGCCCCGGGCGCCGGTCCGATCCTGGTCGTGGGCACGACGGGCGACCCCGCCACGCCGTACGAGGGTGCGCGGAAGATGGCGGACGAGCTGGGCGAGGGCGTCGGCGTCCTGCTCACCAACAAGGGTGAGGGGCACGGCGCCTACGGCGGGAACAGCTGTGTGACGTCGACGGTGGACGCGTACTTCCTGGACGGGAAGGTGCCGGCCGACGGCAAGACCTGTTCGTAG
- a CDS encoding alpha/beta hydrolase: MRTSPALRAAALAATVTVLLPLTGCSDGGDKESSPHAAAAAATTTPADLASQQLKWTPCPAPSPAQGGGSSPSPLPGGAVWECSFMEAPLDYAEPEGDTIELALIRAEAIDEKRRIGSLVFNFGGPGASGVATLPAFGTEYDKLRTRYDLVSFDPRGVGRSAGVECEDDAQLDARYEGDGTPDDAAEEKAFTEDTKTYVAACEKNSGKELPFVGTTNAARDMDLMRQVLGDDKLYYFGISYGTELGGVYAHLFPENVGRSVLDAVVDPTEDAEQSSLGQAEGFQLALDNFAEDCADRGDACKLPGSTAEEVEQGVSGLLDRLEKKPVPGIGSRKLTQTQATTGIAAALYSKETWPLLEQGVDEADGGNGALLLALADSLNGRSEDGHYDNSAAANTAINCADSKERFTLDETKEKLPAFRDASPVFGDYLGWGLMACTGWPVAGAWDTPDVSAEGAAPVLVIGNTGDPATPYAGAKAMAEELGEGVGVEMTYKGEGHGAYNSGSACVQKAVGGYLLDGKVPDAGTVCG; this comes from the coding sequence ATGAGGACCTCCCCTGCCCTGCGCGCCGCGGCCCTCGCCGCCACCGTGACCGTGCTGCTTCCGCTCACCGGCTGTTCGGACGGGGGCGACAAGGAGAGCTCGCCCCACGCCGCCGCGGCCGCCGCGACGACCACGCCCGCCGACCTCGCCTCCCAGCAGCTGAAGTGGACACCGTGCCCGGCCCCGTCCCCGGCCCAGGGCGGCGGTTCCTCACCCTCCCCGCTGCCCGGCGGGGCCGTCTGGGAGTGCTCGTTCATGGAGGCCCCGCTCGACTACGCGGAGCCGGAGGGCGACACCATCGAGCTCGCGCTCATCCGCGCCGAGGCGATCGACGAGAAGAGGCGGATCGGTTCGCTCGTCTTCAACTTCGGCGGTCCCGGCGCCTCCGGTGTCGCCACCCTGCCCGCGTTCGGCACGGAGTACGACAAGCTCCGCACCCGGTACGACCTGGTGAGCTTCGACCCGCGCGGCGTGGGCCGCAGCGCGGGCGTGGAGTGCGAGGACGACGCGCAGCTGGACGCGCGGTACGAGGGCGACGGCACTCCGGACGACGCGGCGGAGGAGAAGGCGTTCACCGAGGACACGAAGACGTACGTGGCCGCCTGCGAGAAGAACTCCGGCAAGGAGCTCCCCTTCGTGGGGACGACGAACGCGGCCCGCGACATGGATCTGATGCGTCAGGTGCTCGGTGACGACAAGCTGTACTACTTCGGCATCTCGTACGGCACCGAACTGGGCGGCGTCTACGCTCACTTGTTCCCCGAGAACGTGGGCCGGTCGGTCCTGGACGCGGTGGTCGACCCGACCGAGGACGCGGAGCAGTCCTCCCTCGGACAGGCCGAGGGCTTCCAGCTCGCGCTGGACAACTTCGCCGAGGACTGCGCGGACCGGGGCGATGCCTGCAAGCTGCCCGGTTCCACCGCCGAGGAGGTCGAGCAGGGGGTGTCCGGACTTCTCGACCGGCTGGAGAAGAAGCCCGTACCGGGCATCGGTTCCCGGAAGCTGACGCAGACGCAGGCCACCACCGGCATCGCGGCGGCGCTCTACTCCAAGGAGACCTGGCCCCTGCTGGAGCAGGGCGTGGACGAGGCCGACGGCGGCAACGGCGCGCTGCTCCTCGCCCTCGCCGACTCCCTCAACGGGCGCTCCGAGGACGGCCACTACGACAACTCCGCCGCGGCCAACACCGCCATCAACTGCGCCGACTCCAAGGAGCGGTTCACCCTCGACGAGACCAAGGAGAAGCTCCCCGCGTTCCGCGACGCCTCACCGGTCTTCGGCGACTACCTCGGCTGGGGTCTGATGGCGTGCACCGGCTGGCCGGTGGCGGGCGCCTGGGACACCCCGGACGTCAGCGCCGAGGGCGCGGCCCCCGTCCTGGTCATCGGCAACACGGGCGACCCGGCGACCCCTTACGCGGGCGCGAAGGCGATGGCCGAGGAGCTCGGCGAGGGCGTCGGCGTGGAGATGACGTACAAGGGCGAGGGCCACGGCGCGTACAACAGCGGCAGCGCCTGTGTGCAGAAGGCGGTGGGCGGCTATCTGCTGGACGGCAAGGTGCCGGACGCCGGGACGGTCTGCGGATAG